The following coding sequences lie in one Cyanobacterium sp. Dongsha4 genomic window:
- a CDS encoding carboxypeptidase-like regulatory domain-containing protein: MKLRTLSSLGLGLVLASVIHQPKTSAHGVAIDYQATEAIAIQAKYDSGKPMSNAQVVVYAPNNPTEAWQTGVTDNDGKFTFVPEPNVNGNWTIKVRSAGHGNVINIPIESLQTENDPQIQEEISENPNTNLEQSSHASSSMTGELSTPQKILMAITGSWGFVGTALFFSRKKQDSEVSN; this comes from the coding sequence ATGAAATTAAGAACATTATCCAGTTTAGGATTAGGGTTGGTATTAGCCAGTGTAATCCATCAGCCAAAAACTTCTGCTCATGGGGTGGCGATCGACTATCAAGCTACAGAAGCGATCGCAATTCAGGCTAAATATGATAGTGGAAAACCAATGAGCAATGCTCAAGTCGTGGTTTATGCTCCTAATAATCCTACTGAGGCTTGGCAAACAGGAGTTACAGATAATGATGGTAAATTTACTTTTGTCCCTGAACCGAATGTTAACGGTAATTGGACGATTAAAGTGCGATCGGCAGGTCATGGTAATGTAATTAATATACCCATCGAGTCATTACAGACAGAAAATGATCCTCAAATTCAGGAAGAAATATCAGAAAATCCTAATACTAATTTAGAACAAAGCTCCCATGCTAGTTCTTCCATGACAGGAGAATTATCAACCCCTCAAAAAATTTTAATGGCAATAACAGGTAGTTGGGGTTTTGTAGGTACAGCCCTATTTTTTTCTCGCAAAAAGCAGGACTCAGAAGTTAGTAATTAG
- the cbiM gene encoding cobalt transporter CbiM: MHIPDGLLPPAVSISGYAITGGVTWFSLRQINKQTNYQEEIPKASLLTAAFFVASLIHIPIPPFSIHLVLNGVMGLVLGYYAFPGILIGLFFQAMFFQHGGLSTLGINAIIMGVPALFAHYIWSFRTISFFHSSFRKSILAFLAGGLSLFFSALIFVFITINNISPDLDIDAEKTAIFTSLIGYGVQALIEGILTVMLISFLEKVKPELIGLENSEGGS; the protein is encoded by the coding sequence ATGCACATACCTGATGGATTATTACCTCCTGCTGTCAGTATCTCCGGATATGCGATTACAGGGGGGGTAACTTGGTTTTCCTTAAGACAAATTAATAAACAGACTAACTATCAAGAAGAAATCCCCAAAGCATCTTTATTAACGGCGGCTTTCTTTGTTGCTTCTTTAATTCATATTCCCATTCCTCCTTTCAGTATCCATCTGGTTTTAAATGGAGTGATGGGTTTAGTTTTGGGTTATTATGCTTTCCCCGGAATTTTAATTGGCTTATTTTTTCAGGCTATGTTTTTTCAACATGGGGGGTTATCTACCCTCGGAATTAACGCTATTATTATGGGTGTTCCTGCTTTATTTGCTCATTATATATGGTCTTTTCGCACTATATCTTTTTTTCACAGTTCCTTTAGGAAGTCTATTTTAGCTTTCTTAGCAGGGGGGTTAAGTCTTTTCTTTTCTGCCCTAATTTTTGTCTTTATTACTATTAATAATATCTCTCCTGATTTGGATATTGACGCAGAAAAAACAGCTATTTTTACTTCTCTAATTGGTTATGGGGTTCAAGCCTTAATTGAAGGAATTTTAACTGTAATGTTAATTAGTTTTTTGGAGAAGGTCAAACCAGAATTAATCGGTCTTGAAAATTCGGAGGGGGGAAGTTAA